AAACTAATCCTAATACGTTTTTTATCTCCTCAGTTGAAGAAATTGATGCATCATTGTTCACTCAAAATGACAAAGTAGGAATAGCGGGGGCTACATCAACTCCAATGTGGTTAATGGAAGATGTAAAGAAAGCACTTGAGGCGTTATAATGTTTCAGGTGTAAAGAAAAAATAATGAAGATGAGAACGAATGCAATGGTTATCAGTTCTCATCTTTGATTTTTTATCCAACTTATGAACCAGTTAAAACGTTTACTTATCCTAGTTTTAATTTTTACACTCGCTCAAAATACATTTGCTCAAAAGGGCATAATAAAGGGTGTCGTAACTGATGTGTTTTCGAATGAATCTTTAGCAGGGGTAACCCTTCTGATTCAAAAAACAAATAAAGTTACCGTTACAGATAGTATTGGGAGGTTTACTCTTGATAAGCTTACCCCCGGATTTTACAATATTTCAGTTACCTATATTGGTTATAAACCAAAAACAATTCATGAAATTCAAGTTACCAATGCCAAGGCAACCATTGTAAATATCACTTTAGAGACCGATGCCAAAAGTTTAGGAGAAGTGGAGGTTCGCTCTAGTTCTTATAAGTCTGAAGAAACGCCGTTGTCGTTAAGAACGATTGGGGTTGCTGAAATTAAGCGTAATCCGGGTGGGAATCGAGATATTTCCAAGGTGGTACAATCTTTACCAGGCGTGGCCCAACCGGTGAGCTTTAGAAATGATATAATTATTAGGGGAGGCGCTCCAAATGAGAATCGATTTTTCTTGGATGATATTGAAATCCCAAACTTAAACCACTTTACCACTCAAGGTTCATCAGGTGGTCCAGTAGGGATGATAAATGTTGATTTTATTAACCAGGTAGACTTTTATTCGGGAGCCTTTCCTGCTAATCGTGGGAATGCATTGAGCTCGGTATTTCAATTCAGGCAAAAAGATGGTCGGAGTGATCGTCAGTCAGGAGCATTAACAATTGGTGCCTCTGATTTTGCCATTTCTGCAGAAGGGCCCATTTCACAAAAGACTACCTACTTGGCTTCTTTTCGTCGATCGTATTTGCAATTCTTATTTAAAGCATTTGACCTGCCGTTTTTGCCAACGTATAATGATGCTCAGTTTAAAATTAAAACCAAAATCGACTCAAAGAATGAGCTTACTTTTATTGGCTTAGGAGCAATTGACAGATTCGCCCTAAATACACAAGCTAATGATACGGAAGCTAAGCAATACATTTTGGCAAATCTTGCAACCAATACTCAGGATAATTATACTGTTGGAGCTTCATACAAGCATTACAGAACCACAGGATTTACGACGCTTGCAATCAGTAGAAACTACTTGAATAATAGGGCGGAGAAATATTTTGATAATAATGAAGAACTGCCAAAGAAGATGGATTACTCATCCAAAGAAATTGAAAATAAACTGCGGTTGGAACGCTCAGATAAATACAATGACTGGAAGGTTTCTTATGGAGCTAACATTGAAACAGGGAGATATAGCACTGAAACCTTTTATTTAAATCCTTATGGCCCGACAGTTAATTACAGTTCAAAATTGGATGATTTAAAATATGGCTTTTACGGCCAGGTGAGTAAAGAATTATTTGATGATAATCTTACACTTTCTGCTGGAGTTCGAGCAGATGGTTCCGATTTTTCCTCGTTAACAAATAATCCGCTTAAACAATTATCTCCCCGCTTTTCCGCTTCTTATTCTATTAATCCGGCTGTGAGTTTGAATTTTAATACAGGCTTGTATTATCAATTGCCTGCCTACACAGTTTTGGGTTATCGTAATGAAACAGGGGAATTAACCAATAAGAACGTAAAATATATTTCTAATTACCATACGGTGCTGGGGCTTGAAGTGAACTCTGGCTCCAATCTTCGTTTTACAGCAGAAGCGTTCTATAAAAAATATTATGACTATCCAATGATCGAATTCCAAGGCGATACCGTTAATTTAGCCAACCTTGGAGCCGATTTCGGGGTAGTAGGAAATCAACCGGTTGTTGGTTTAAATGGAGGCCGAACTTACGGCTTTGAACTGATGGCACAGCAACGCTTAAATAAAGGGTTTTATGGCATTGCGGCTTTAACATTGGTGCGTAGTGAGTTTAAAGACAAGAGTAGTCAATTTGTCCCTTCAGGTTGGGATAGCCGGTATATTTTGACAATTACTGCCGGAAAGCTGTTTAAACGCAATTGGGAAGTGGGAGCAAAGTTCAGATTTACTGGAGGGGCGCCTTATACTCCGTACGATGTGCCTTTCTCTTCGCTCAAAACTAACTGGTTAATCAATCCTCAGGGAACTCTTGATTATGACCAGCTCAATACCCTTCGGTTAGGAAATTTCTATCAATTGGATGCCCGGGTTGATAAAAAGTATCCGTTTAAAAAATGGACGTTGAACTTCTACGTTGATATTCAAAATCTGACCAATTTTGTTTACGAGGGACAACCGTATATTGATGTGGTAAAAGACGCAGATGGTAAACCCGTGACGGACCCTAGTGATCCGTCGCGCTGGCAAATGAAATCGGTAAAAAATGATATTGGGAACATGTTGCCAACCCTAGGTATTATTTTAGAATTATAGGAATCACCAAAAATAAAAAGAAAGGAATTTTCGATACACGGAAATTTTGGTATGAAAAGTAAAAAAGGAATACTGCTGGTAAATTTAGGTACACCAGATAGCCCCTCAACGGCTGATGTGCGAAGGTACTTGGATGAGTTTTTGTCTGACCCAAGAGTGATTGACGTGAATCCTATTGGTCGATTTTTTCTAGTGAAAGGGATTATCTTACCTACTCGTTCGCCCAAATCAGCGGCCACTTATCAAAAAATATGGACTGAAGAAGGTTCGCCCCTTCTGCGCTATACCATACGTCAAACTGAACTTTTGGCTGAGCGTCTAGGAGATGAATATATGGTTGAATATGCCATGAGATATCAAAATCCTAGCATTGAGAAGGTTTTGGAGCGTTTTAGAAAGGAAAAAGTTTTTAACATAAAGGTTATTCCGCTTTTCCCTCAATATGCATCTGCAACCACCGGCTCGGTACATGATATGATTATGACCTTAGTGAAGAATTGGCAAATTGTTCCTGATATTGAATTGGTAAACAGCTTCCCCGATCATCCCATTATGATCGATGCTTTTGCTCAGTTGGGGAGTAAATATGATGTTAATTCGTTTGATCACGTACTCTTTAGTTTTCATGGCTTGCCAAAACGACAATTGATGAAAGCGGATCCTAGCGGATGTCATTGTCAACAAATTGATAGCTGTTGCGCAAAGATCAATGTAAATAATCAATATTGTTATAGCGCTCAGTCGCACTTAACAGCCAGGTTAATTGCAGAAAAGCTTAATCTGCCTAAAGAAAAATACAGTATTTGTTTTCAATCCCGACTTGGCAAAGATCCTTGGGTGGAACCTTATACGAGTGAAGTGATCGAACGATTGGCAAAAGAAGGTAAAAAGAAATTACTTGTATTTTGTCCTGCTTTTGTGGCGGATTGTTTAGAAACCACCTTTGAAATTGGAATGGAATATGATGAAGAATTTAGACATATGGGTGGAGAAAAAGTACAATTAGTAGAGGGGTTGAATGACCATGTACGTTGGATTGATGCACTTGAAGATATTGCAAGAAACTAAGGTTTTGTAGGTCTGTAAAAAACAAAGGGTCAAAAGAAAAGTTTCTTTTGACCCTTTTATCGTTTAAAATTCCGTTCGGGTACTGAGCTGTTTCTCAACATTATCCAGACGTTCTCTCATTTCAGCAATCACTTGCGCTCCAAATTCCTTAGTTTTTTTAATCATCAATTCCATTTGCTGCTGATCACGGCTTTCTGAAATTAAATATGTCTTAGCTTCTTCAAATCCTTTCTTAAAGAGAGCAAGATTCATCATTTCCATTAAAGGCGTGTGCTTGTGATTTGTTTCTCTAATGCCATTAAGGTCATTACGGCGTAAAAATGTTTCAAAGTTTCCAGTAAGCTCATTAATTGAGTCAATGGCAATTTCAAGAAACTCTTTAAAGAAATCAGGACTATCCTCCGTAATTTCTAAAATCTTAGTAAAATCAATCTGCTCCTTATTCATACTATCTGACAATAACGGTGTTTCCGAAAACTCATGAGTTCGGTTTAAGCATTTTACAATGGTTAAGTAAAGGTCATGAGGATCAAACGGTTTAGTAAGATAAGCATTCATTCCCACATTATAAACACGTTCTCTCACTTCTACCAATGCGGCAGCTGAAAGTGCAATTATTGGTAGATTTTGATAATGCTCGTCTATTAATGAACGAATTTTTTGGGTCGCCTGGTATCCGTCCATTTCCGGCATTAGTAAATCCATTAATACAATGTCAAAATTATGTTGTTGCACCATCTCAATTGCCTGCTTTCCATTGTTGGCAAAAGAGACATTAGCATTCCATTTTAGCAGAAACTTTTCAATTACAACACGGTTCGTAGAATTGTCTTCCACAACTAAAATATGAATGCCGTCCAACGAAGGTTTGCCAATTGATTCGGAATGGACAATTGTAGAAATTGATTGTCCTTTGTATTTTTTTAAACGTAATGTAAAGCAAAATGTAGAACCTTCTCCTTTTTCACTGATCACATGAATTTCACTATTCATTAGTTGAAGCAAGCGTTTGGTAATCGCTAAGCCCAGACCTGTCCCTCCAAATTTACGTGTGGTTTCAGAACTTGCTTGTGTGAAATGATCAAAAATAAGGTCAATTTTATCTGGAGGAATACCAATTCCTGTATCTGTGACAGCAAAATATAAGTCGGAATGGTCCTTGTCACTGAATAATTGCTTAACTTCTATGGTTACACCGCCGCGTTCTGTAAACTTGATAGCATTACCAATCAAATTGGTCAAAATTTGAGATAATCTAGAAGGATCTCCAATGACCAATTTATGCAAATCGTCAGCAAATTCTATATCCAGATTAATGCTTTTTTGATCGGCTTGATACAAAAATGAGTTGTAAATATGCTCTAAGAGGTCTTCGAGGTTGAATGGAATATTTTCAAAATCAATTACGCTTGATTCAATTTTGTTGTAATCCAATATATCATTAATCAGAGCGAGCAGGTTTTCAGATGAAAAACGTAAGGTTTCAAGTTTTTCGCGTTGACTTTCTTGAGTGTTCTCATCTAAAAGTAAATGAGCCATGCCAATAACAGCATTTAATGGCGTGCGTATTTCGTGACTCATGGTAGATAAGAACTGAGATTTGATGTCAGCTGCATGCTCTGCTTTTACTTTGGCTTCAATCAACTCTTGCTCAAATTTTTTGATGTGAGTAATGTTTTTGCCGAACATAGCAGCTCCAATCACATTGCGGTTTTCATCAAAAATCGGATTGAAAGAAGTTTCGTAATGCACCTTTTTATTGGCATTGAAGAATTCGTTTTGTAGAGTAAAGCGCTCACCGGAAAAGGCACGTTGGTAAAGCTTTTTCCAATACTCAAAATCTTCATTAGAAAATCCGTTGCTTGGTGAACGGGGTTTGCTCATATCAACCCCATAAATTTCCAATAAACGCTTTCGAAACGAGGAATTGGCTGTGATCAGTTTTTGGTTGATACTTATCGACCAAATTGGCTCGTCGATATTATCAATCAAAGCCATTAAGTTCGACTCGTTTTGTTTTATAGTTTGCTCAATTTTCTTTTTCTCAGTAATGTCATTTGCAAAGCAAATGTAGCCCAAGAGCTCTCCGAAATTATCACGTAAGGCACTTATATTAATTGAAACCGGTATTCTGTATCCATTTTTGTGAATAAAATTGCATTCATGCTCGCAGGGTAAATTAAGCTTGGCTTTGATCGTGAGGGCATCAGGTAGTGGTACCTCAATGCCCAGTTCTTTTGAAAAACGTTCAGCAAAGGTCACGCGCTCCAAGGGATCATTGAATCGTTCGTACGATTTTTTATCGAGCACTTCATCTGCCCGGTAGCCAAGCATTTTCTCAGCCGCCCTGTTAAAAATTTTAATGCTGTAGTCTACATCAGTTACAATTACAGCATAGCCTGCATTATCCAATATGGCTTTTTGCAATTGAGCCATTTCATCAATGCGTTGTTCATTTATTTTCTGTTGGGTAGTTTCAATTCCATAAATGGTGATGCCTTCAATTTCATTGTTAGTAATGATGGGTGTAAAGGCATATTGAAAATATTCCTTGTGCCCATTAAATTCCATAGCAAGCTCTTCAGAGAAATAAATGCCATCCAAGGCCTTGTCATAAAGATCTTTCCATTTGTGAAAGTATATGCTTCCGGATAAGTGGGTTAATAGATTGTAGCCTTTAATCGGGGTGAAATGATGTGTCTTTTCAAAATACTCAAGGTATTTGTGGTTTGAGGTAATAAAGCGGTATTCTCTATCTACAGACCAAACTAAGGCATCAGTATTTTCAAGCAATACCGTTAAATTGGCTTCTTTTTGCTTAAGCTTTGATTCCAGCCTTTTCTTTTCAGTGATGTCTTGAATTATACCTGAAAGTTTATAAACCTTTCCATTTTTATATTCAGGCTGACCTGAGACCCGAGTAGTGATTTTTCGGTTTTTATGTGTGAAATATTCAAGTTCAAGATCAAACGGTAGTCCAGTGTTGATGGCATCCAGGGAAGCCTTGAGTAATACTTCATTGCTGTCTTTAAAGCCTTGTTTTAGAGGGAAATCATTATCAATGTTTGCATTGGGGGGTAATTCAAAAATCTTATACGTTTCTTCCGACCATAGAATTTGATTGCTTTCCAGGTCGTATTCCCAACTGCCTAAATGGGCAATTCCTTGTGAAATACGCAAGAATTCTTCACTTTTCTTTAAACCTTTTTCTTGCTCATTTCTTATAAAATCTATATAGTTTAAGCGATTGGCGGCAGTAATAATTGCTACTACAGAGAGTATAATAATACTGATGGTTATAATAATAATGCTAATTCCATATGGTAAGAAGTTGTAAAAATTACTGGCAAAGCGTAGCAGTAACAAAAAGATAGGTATTACTATGGCGTTTGGAATTAACTTTCGTGCAATTCGGCCTCCTTGTAAGTCAGAAGAAAGGATGCTTATAAAGCCTTTGTCAGGTTGAACAAATAGGTAGCCTAAACCCAACAATGTGAATAATATTGAGGTGTGAATAGCCATTGGAGCAAAATACAGTAGCTTTAAAAAGCTATTGAATTGAAATACAAATCCTAAAAGACGAGTAGCCCCAATAATTATGACGAGGGAGAGAAGTATTTGTGTTGCATAGGTATATCTGTTTCTGTACATCATTGGTATGGTAAACAGAAATATTAGCAAACATGTTAAACTTGCTGGCGACATGAGTAGAATGTCAGGGCCGGAATACGTCGTGTTAGTACTTAATAAATAATCATTGATATAAAGTTTGCTATGGTTGTATTGATAAAGAGTGTAAATAATCACCCCTAAAACAACTAGTAAAAGACAGTTAATACTAATTATTTGTTCTTTAGAGTATGGTGTTTTTTTGGCCAAAACACCTAATGACAGCCCCAACGCCATAATTCCAATGGCGGATGAAGGTTTCATAGGAGCGTACGCATGAATAATTGATCGGAAAACCTCTAAGTCCGCAATCCATCCTATAAAAGTTAGGATAGGAACAATTACGGCAGCCTGCCCAACAAGCTTTGAGAAGTTGATAAATGTATTTTTAGAAAGCTTTGAGTTTGGTTTCATCTGCATGCTTACCTGTTTTAAATTTTGTGCTAGAGTGTGATGTAAGTAGCAAGATGACTAATATATATAAAAATAAAAAGGAATTATATCCCTAAAGTGTTGAAAATTATAGTTGTTGCATTGATGTTTGTTTTGACATAATTCTTTGATGCAGAGGAAGATTGTTGGAGATTGATTGGATTGCTGCTCAAATGGGTAAAGCTGTCTTTTAATTCATTAAAATCCTTTATTGAAAATCCTCCACGGTTTGCAATTAATTCTACAGCTTCGGCAAATTTTTTATAGTTTGGTCCAAAAATTACCGGTAAACCAAAAGCAGCAGCTTCCAGGGTGTTGTGTATTCCTGATTTATTAAATCCTCCCCCGATGTAGGCAACGGTTCCATACTGATAAAGTGAGGAGAGCATTCCAATATTGTCAATAATTAAAAACTGATATTTTGTTTTCGCTGAACTCTTCTCAAGTTCTGAAAAGCGAATGGCCCTATCTCCACTAAGTTTCATAATGTTTTCTACATGCGCTTTGTCAACCTCATGTGGAGCAATAATCATTTTCCAATCAGTACTAAATGTTTGAGCGAGTGGAATTAACAAGGCCTCGTCATCAGGCCAGCTACTTCCGGCAATAAGTATTTTTTTGTTTTCAATGAATTCCTCAATCAATGGTATTTGCTTAGGCTGTAAGCTGTTTTCATAAACCCTGTCGAAGCGGGTGTCGCCGCTTACGATCCAGTTGTTTATGCCAATTGAATTTAAGAGTTCTCCTGAAAGCTTATTTTGTACAAAAAACATTGTTACACAGCTAAGCATTTCTCTGTTAAAGGAGCCATACCACTTAAAAAAAGGCTGCGAGGGCCTGAATATTGCCGAAATCATATAAAGGGGAATCTTCCTCGATTTCAATTCTGTGAAGTAATGAAACCAATATTCATATTTGGTAAAAAATACCTTTTGGGGTTGTACTAAATCTATGAACTTGGAAGCGTTAGCCTTGGTGTCAAGTGGTAAATAGAATATATAATCTGCTTGATTGTAATTTTTACGTACCTCATATCCCGAAGGAGAAAAGAACGTCATGACAATTGCTAATTCAGGATTAGATGCTTTTAATTTTTCTAAAACAGGTCGCCCTTGTTCGAACTCTCCTAATGAGGCAAAATGAAACCAAACACGGTCTCGCGGCTCATCATTAAGTTTCAAGGCAATGTGCTTAAAAATATTTTTTCTTCCCTTGATAAATAATTTTGCCTTAGAATTAAACGTTGAGAACAAGAGCACTAATCCGTGGTAAAAACGGATGGATAAATTATATAGTAAAACCATCATATCGGACGCTAAGGTAAGGCTTGCAAAGATATTTAAGTATATTCGCCTCGATTTACAAAAACAAAAACCTTCTTTGAATGAAAATAGCTGTTATTGGTACTGGCTACGTTGGTTTAGTAACCGGAACATGTTTGGCAGAAACTGGAAACAATGTAATTTGTGTTGACATTAATGCTGAAAAGGTTGCCAAAATGCAACGCAGTATTGTTCCTTTTTATGAGCCAGATCTCGAACCACTTTTTAAGAGAAATATAGCTAATGGAACTTTATCATTTACTACCAGCCTTGAAGATGCCGTACGTGAATCGCTAATCATCATTCTTGCATTACCGACACCTCCTTCAGAAGATGGCTCTGCTGATTTATCTTATGTGGTGAATACTGCGGAGGCTATTGGTAAATTAATGAATGGCTACAAGATTATTGTGAATAAGAGCACGGTTCCGGTTGGAACTGCAGATAAAGTTCGCGAAGTGGTATTGCTGAACAGTAAATATGAATTTGACGTTGTGTCAAATCCGGAGTTTTTGCGTGAGGGTGTGGCTGTACATGATTTTATGAAGCCTAGTCGAGTTATTGTAGGTACAAGTTCGGAAAAGGTGAAAAAGATTTTTGGTGAACTTTATGCTCCATATATGCGACAAAGTGAAAGGCTGATTTTTATGGACGAGCGAAGCGCTGAGTTAACCAAGTATGCTGCGAACGCGTTTTTGGCAACAAAAATATCATTTATGAATGAAATTGCCGGACTATGTGAGATTTTAGGAGCCGATATTGAACATATTCGTAGGGGAATAGGAACAGATGACCGTATAGGAAAACAGTTTTTGTATGCAGGCGTTGGATATGGAGGTAGTTGTTTTCCAAAAGATGTGCAAGCTCTTGCTAAAACCGCCACTGAAATTGGTGGAGACTTTCGAATAGTTGAGGCTGTAATGAAAACCAACTATGCTCAGCGTGAAAAATTCCTTGATAAAATCATTAATTACTTTGCAGCCAATTTAAAAGGAAAAAAGTTAGCCTTTTGGGGATTGGCCTTTAAGCCTGAAACGGATGATTTGCGTGAGGCTCCTGCATTGTACCTCATTGTGGAGCTTTTAAACTTAGGGGCTGAAATTATTGCTTATGATCCTGTCGCAATGGAGAACACCCAAAAGCAATTAGGAGATAAGATCAAATACGCTAAAAATCAATACGACTGTTTGGAAGATGCAGATGCTTTAGTGATTGTAACAGAGTGGAAAAACTTTCGTAATCCTGATTTTGAACAAATGGCTGATAAGCTGAAGGGAAAAACAATTTTCGATGGCAGAAATTTGTACAGCCTTGAAAGAATGAATGAATTAGGCTTTTACTACAATAGTATTGGCCGTGAAATTGTCGACCCAAACTCATAATAAATAATGACAAACACAAACAAAAAAGTACTCGTTACCGGCGGAACAGGTTACATTGGTTCACATACAGTTGTTGAATTGATCAATGCCGGTTATGAAACCGTTATTGCAGATAATTTGAGTAACTCCGAGCGTTTTATTTTAGATCGTATAGAACAAATTGCAGGAGTAAGACCGAAATTTTATGAAATTGACCTTTGTGATAAGGCGAAAGTAGAAGATCTTTTCAATGCGGAAAGCGATATAAAAGCGGTTATTCACTTCGCAGCATTTAAAGCAGTTGGTGAATCGGTAAAAGAACCATTGAAGTATTTTAGGAATAATAATCTTTCATTAATCAATTTACTTGAGGTGATGAATGAAAAAGGTGTTAATAACATTGTTTTTTCATCATCGGCTACGGTTTATGGCCAACCAGATGTTTTGCCGGCTACAGAAGCTACTCCTTTCCAAAAGGCTCTTTCGGCTTATGGAAGTACTAAACAAATGGGTGAGGAGATATTAGAGAAGGTTTCGTCTGCAACAATTATTAAATCAATTGCTCTGCGTTACTTTAACCCGGTTGGCGCACATAAAAGTGCATTGATTGGCGAATTGCCGGTTGGAGTTCCTAATAACTTAATGCCGTTTGTTACTCAAACCGGAATTGGTAAACGTGAAATGTTGACAATTTTTGGGGATGACTATTCAACTCCTGATGGTACTTGCATTCGTGATTATATTCATGTGGTGGACTTAGCAAAAGCGCATGTTAAAGCCTGTGAACGCCTGATTGCCGAAAAAGCTGAAAGTAATTACGAAGTGTTTAATCTTGGTACAGGAAAAGGTACCTCAGTATTGGAAATTGTAAATGCATTTGAAAAAGTAACCGGTCAAAAACTGAACTATAAAATCGGTCCACGTCGTGAAGGAGACGTTGAATCGCTTTACGCTGAAACTAAACTTGCTAATGAAAAGCTGGGCTGGAAAGCAGAGCTTGGCTTAGAAGAGATGTTAAGCTCGGCATGGGCTTGGGAGGTTAAATTGCACGAAGGAACTGTTGAAGTTTAAAAAATCTATAAATGAAAAAAATATTGATTACCGGAGGAGCCGGATTTATTGGTTCGCATGTGGTTCGTTTGTTTGTAACCAAGTACCCAAATTTACAAGTTGTTAATTTGGACAAGCTTACCTATGCAGGTAATTTAATGAACCTGATTGATATTGAAAACAGGGAAAACTACCGTTTTGTGAAAGGTGATATTGTTGATGCGTCATTTATTAATGAGTTGTTTGAAATAGAGCAATTTGATGCAGTTATTCATCTTGCGGCCGAATCTCATGTGGATCGTTCAATTGAGAATCCTTTGGATTTTGTGATGACCAACATTATAGGAACGGTGAATTTGTTAAATGCTGCAAAAAAAATATGGAGTCCATCTTTAGGTAAAGAAATTGCTGGTAAGCGCTTTTATCACGTATCAACTGATGAGGTGTACGGAAGTTTAGGCGAAACGGGAATGTTTACAGAAGAAACTAAGTATGATCCGCATAGCCCTTATTCCGCCTCAAAGGCAGGGTCTGACCATTTTGTAAGAGCGTACGGAGATACTTACGGATTACCAGTAGTGATTTCAAATTGTTCAAACAACTATGGACCTTTCCATTTTCCGGAAAAACTGATTCCTCTTTGTATCAACAATATAAAGAACAGTAAACCGCTTCCAATTTATGGCAAAGGAGAAAACGTTCGCGACTGGCTTTTTGTTGAGGATCATGCACGTGCAATCGATGTGATATTCCATACGGCTAAAAACGGAACAACCTATAACATAGGAGGACATAACGAGTGGAAAAATATAGATGTTATTCGCTTGCTATGTACTATTATGGACAGGAAACTTAATAAGGCAACCGGAACTTCAGAAAAATTAATCACATTTGTGAAAGACCGTGCAGGCCATGATTTACGTTATGCTATCGATTCAACTAAACTTCAGAATGAATTAGGGTGGAAACCTTCGCTTCAGTTTGAAGAAGGTTTAGAAAAAACGGTAGATTGGTATTTAGCCAATGAAGAGTGGCTTGAGCGAGTAACCTCAGGGGCTTATCAGGATTATTATAATAAGCAGTACACCCAGTAATATATAGAAACCGGCTTTATGCCGGTTTTTTTGTAGTTTCTGTGTTGTAGGTTTTGCGAATAGCCAATACTACTTAGTACAAGACATTATTCACAGTCTGATCAATAATTCCCTCTCCTGGCTCAGGAAGTTAATTTTATTCATAACGCAGTGCTTCAACCGGGTCAAGGCGTGATGCTTTGACCGCTGGGTAGAGTCCTGATATTAAGCCTACCGCAACGCAAAGGCAAATGCCAGCAGATATCCATAGCCAGGGAATTATAAACCCTCCGCCAATTAAAATGGAAAGTCCGTTGCCGGCTAGAATGCCAAGTATTATACCGCCTGCACCTCCTATAAGACAAATGATAATGGCTTCAAATAAAAACTGACTGCGGATAACATGTGGAGTGGCGCCAAGTGATTTACGTATGCCTATTTCACGAGTACGTTCGGTAACGGAAACCAGCATTATGTTCATTAATCCTACCGATGCTCCAATAAGCGTAATAGACCCTATAATAATAGCCGCAATGGTAAGATAACTTATAATGTCTAAAAATGTATTAGCAAGAGCATCGCTTTTGGTGATCTCAAAGTTGTTCTCTTGCGTAATGTTCAATTTTCTAATGTTACGCATTGATGCGGTGGCTTCTCCTATGGCTGGTTCCATATTTTGTGGAGTTTGTACACTTACGGTAATGGTGTAGCTTTTATTTTGGCTTCCTGATACCATTTTAGCTCTAAGTACTGGAATTAAACAAAAACGGTCGCCTGGGCCTACTGCAGCAGTTCCCTTTTCAGCCAATACTCCAATTACTTTGTATTTATCGTTTCCAATACTGATGATTTTATTGATCGGATCGGAATTTTCAAACAGGTTTTTCTTTATTTCATTTCCAATTATTACTACATTCCATCCATTTTGAACTTCTGAATTGGAGAAATTCCGGCCTTCGCCAAGCTTATAGCCTGATGTTAATAGGTAGTTTTCATCTCCCCCAGTTACGTTGATATTAGGGTTGGTTTTCTTGTTTGCATATTTTATTGTGGCTCCCCATGAACTTACTGTTGAAACCGAAACCAATCCGCCATGGTTGAAACGCTGCTTGAATTCTTGAGCTTCGTCGTATTTAATAGCCGGAAACCTCTTTGGGGCTGAACCTCCTCCCCCAATTCGTATTCCCATTCCTCTGTTCCTGATGGTGAACGAATTGGATCCCATGCTCGCAAAGGTATTATTAGCGTAACTTTTTACACCGTCAATAGCCGTTAAAATACCAACAAGGGCCATAATTCCTATGGAAATAATTAAGGCAGTAAGAGTAGTTCTCAAGCGGTTAGCTTTTATTGATTGTACGCCTACTTTCAGATTTTCACGCGGG
Above is a window of Solitalea lacus DNA encoding:
- a CDS encoding TonB-dependent receptor; its protein translation is MNQLKRLLILVLIFTLAQNTFAQKGIIKGVVTDVFSNESLAGVTLLIQKTNKVTVTDSIGRFTLDKLTPGFYNISVTYIGYKPKTIHEIQVTNAKATIVNITLETDAKSLGEVEVRSSSYKSEETPLSLRTIGVAEIKRNPGGNRDISKVVQSLPGVAQPVSFRNDIIIRGGAPNENRFFLDDIEIPNLNHFTTQGSSGGPVGMINVDFINQVDFYSGAFPANRGNALSSVFQFRQKDGRSDRQSGALTIGASDFAISAEGPISQKTTYLASFRRSYLQFLFKAFDLPFLPTYNDAQFKIKTKIDSKNELTFIGLGAIDRFALNTQANDTEAKQYILANLATNTQDNYTVGASYKHYRTTGFTTLAISRNYLNNRAEKYFDNNEELPKKMDYSSKEIENKLRLERSDKYNDWKVSYGANIETGRYSTETFYLNPYGPTVNYSSKLDDLKYGFYGQVSKELFDDNLTLSAGVRADGSDFSSLTNNPLKQLSPRFSASYSINPAVSLNFNTGLYYQLPAYTVLGYRNETGELTNKNVKYISNYHTVLGLEVNSGSNLRFTAEAFYKKYYDYPMIEFQGDTVNLANLGADFGVVGNQPVVGLNGGRTYGFELMAQQRLNKGFYGIAALTLVRSEFKDKSSQFVPSGWDSRYILTITAGKLFKRNWEVGAKFRFTGGAPYTPYDVPFSSLKTNWLINPQGTLDYDQLNTLRLGNFYQLDARVDKKYPFKKWTLNFYVDIQNLTNFVYEGQPYIDVVKDADGKPVTDPSDPSRWQMKSVKNDIGNMLPTLGIILEL
- the hemH gene encoding ferrochelatase — translated: MKSKKGILLVNLGTPDSPSTADVRRYLDEFLSDPRVIDVNPIGRFFLVKGIILPTRSPKSAATYQKIWTEEGSPLLRYTIRQTELLAERLGDEYMVEYAMRYQNPSIEKVLERFRKEKVFNIKVIPLFPQYASATTGSVHDMIMTLVKNWQIVPDIELVNSFPDHPIMIDAFAQLGSKYDVNSFDHVLFSFHGLPKRQLMKADPSGCHCQQIDSCCAKINVNNQYCYSAQSHLTARLIAEKLNLPKEKYSICFQSRLGKDPWVEPYTSEVIERLAKEGKKKLLVFCPAFVADCLETTFEIGMEYDEEFRHMGGEKVQLVEGLNDHVRWIDALEDIARN